A genomic window from Antedon mediterranea chromosome 4, ecAntMedi1.1, whole genome shotgun sequence includes:
- the LOC140048140 gene encoding uncharacterized protein: MSSLGSPIQHRPSVASPFLYQLSAGERELDIVMLDHGYARPWSTHPDASHAKPAKCLFVPRTLRLRTDRTIIENESNIDVVKLVAPNPVAYDVVKARTVMNECERHVNFVRAGMQEPITDDNWEEKLNKTGWTSGQNKLFNKIIKILSGDRLARLTYEGTSNEPVMRRIHLDKCAKRFRQTMSAIAWDTKTTTWLHTVLVNNLSLTLLTIYLDVLQTLKCKVPSLIDKMIHFSSTMHRGSGTTVEALNLLLKRPWDPAISTLNQHKAKKLPNSPLLLLTPSSAQHQSQSQSRRMKFWHSQLSNMGKVVPVTMHVSSGGSGVTLSQCLEHMIGAVKSKILELKSQYTNRPIILIGWNVGALVACQVALTDIVSGVVCLGFPSMGIDGIRGMVEDPLLDSKIPTLFVIGQDSSVSNQDDIEDIREHMKAETSLVVVGGADEFLRMSRTKKKLEGLTQSMVDRCIQDEMFEFLHSVLTSTPSPKTEKPATTESESSKKKDKKKKVQRDLIGDLRGTPGSSKHSASQSSMGQGLSRIPGTPKSIKLPKEKSTSLSQQDIFVAQYAQYLASTRKKKEEGKGKTSLKRKSKSSESSSSKAKQGKISEFPQESTSKPTSKPTSVPMPVPIPVPMPKPSGVNISTLGLTQSVTLTTGTSTKKLCHLQSLGALNTQNSHSSILQGLSYNLQNRSLASPTDTTVLDGMLENTPLSPLKPPLVSTPKKPPAVVPSTSLPTGASGLLLAAASTSTTSGSILLSKMPGGGTMTSASKTDTPQTTAQLKTTKVSSEVALQALIAAQAQPTAILSPMKTGITPDIYDARIQAIQKLQFHDFPLTTASLLVNKGATSSFTQAKILSNMQQQQNIEKITMTKAETTTSILTSMAPSSKSSYSVQLPSVAMKKLDANAIVGTAPSAASLLVPTEVLSMKKSEATALRIALTSQPTVRLSVTDQLLAENSRAALSTESTNLNLDSHTMSLLTQLPSLMAEDETTTPEQKVHKLEHLEKLKEVTPQEEKSQQKNLKEDDLKEEELLKNDVNKEALNMSSSSSTSSCSSLDTESLPTVSLFTATRTRRVRAPKSFSDYTE; the protein is encoded by the exons ATGTCATCATTAGGATCGCCTATACAACATCGCCCTAGTGTGGCATCACCATTCTTATATCAACTATCAGCCGGTGAAAGGGAGCTTGACATTGTCATGCTTGATCATGGATATGCTAGGCCATGGAGTACACACCCTGATGCTAGTCATGCTAAACCAGCAAAGTGTTTGTTCGTTCCTCGTACCTTACGCTTACGGACAGACAGGACAATCAT AGAAAATGAGAGCAACATAGATGTGGTGAAGCTTGTTGCACCAAACCCAGTAGCTTATGATGTTGTGAAAGCAAGAACAGTAATGAATGAATGTGAACGCCATGTCAACTTTGTGAGAGCTGGTATGCAAGAACCAATCACTGATGATAATTGGGAAGAAAAACTCAACAA GACTGGCTGGACATCAGGGCAGAACAAgctgtttaataaaataatcaaaattcTTTCTGGAGATAGACTTGCAAGACTTACTTATGAAGGG ACATCCAATGAACCGGTCATGCGGAGAATTCATCTTGATAAATGTGCTAAACGTTTCAGACAAACCATGTCGGCTATTGCTTGG GACACCAAGACGACAACATGGCTGCACACAGTGCTGGTCAACAACCTAAGCTTGACCTTATTGACCATTTACCTAGACGTGCTTCAGACACTGAAATGCAAGGTTCCATCTCTGATTGATAAGATGATACATTTCTCGTCCACTATGCATCGTGGATCTGGTACCACAGTGGAAGCCCTGAACCTGCTCCTAAAGAGGCCCTGGGACCCTGCCATCAGTACATTGAACCAACATAAAGCG AAAAAACTTCCAAACTCTCCATTACTATTGCTGACCCCTAGCAGTGCACAACACCAATCACAATCACAGTCAAGACGTATGAAATTCTGGCATTCACAATTGTCAAACATGGGCAAGGTGGTACCGGTCACCATGCACGTGTCCAGTGGAGGGTCAGGAGTGACCCTTAGCCAGTGCCTAGAACATATGATAGGTGCTGTCAAGTCAAAGATTCTAGAG CTTAAAAGCCAGTAcactaataggcctattattctGATTGGTTGGAATGTTGGTGCTCTTGTTGCCTGCCAG gTTGCCTTAACAGACATTGTATCTGGTGTGGTGTGCCTTGGTTTCCCATCTATGGGTATTGATGGAATTAGAGGG ATGGTTGAGGACCCCTTATTGGACAGCAAAATACCAACCCTATTTGTGATTGGACAAGATTCCAGTGTATCCAATCAGGATGACATCGAGGATATTCGTGAACATATGAAAGCCGAGACAAGTTTAGTTGTCGTCGGAGGAGCAGATGAATTCTTGAGGATGAGTCGGACTAAGAAGAAACTTGAGGGTCTCACTCAGAGTATGGTAGATAGGTGCATTCAG gatGAAATGTTTGAGTTCCTACATTCTGTGCTTACATCAACGCCATCTCCCAAGACAGAAAAACCAGCCACAACCGAGAGTGAATCCAgtaaaaaaaaggataaaaagAAGAAAGTTCAGCGAGATTTAATTGGAGACCTAAGAGGAACCCCGGGTAGTAGTAAACATTCTGCCAGCCAATCCAGCATGGGACAA ggACTTTCTCGGATTCCAGGAACTCCAAAATCTATTAAACTTCCGAAAGAAAAATCCACTTCTCTGTCACAACAAGACATTTTTGTAGCTCAATATGCACAATACCTGGCTAGTACACGCAAAAAGAAAGAGGAGG GAAAAGGTAAAACAAGTTTGAAAAGAAAGAGTAAATCATCCGAGTCATCAAGCAGTAAAGCAAAACAAGGTAAAATATCAGAATTTCCTCAAGAGTCAACATCAAAACCAACATCAAAACCAACTTCCGTTCCAATGCCAGTACCGATACCAGTACCGATGCCAAAACCTTCTGGTGTTAACATCTCCACGCTGGGTCTCACTCAAAGTGTAACCTTGACAACTGGTACCTCTACAAAAAAACTTTGCCACTTGCAATCTTTGGGGGCGCTAAACACGCAAAATTCACACAGCAGTATTCTGCAAGGTCTGAGTTATAATCTGCAAAACAGGAGCTTAGCGAGTCCCACTGATACAACAGTCTTGGATGGCATGCTTGAAAATACACCATTATCACCGTTAAAACCACCGCTGGTGTCAACACCAAAGAAACCACCAGCTGTGGTTCCTTCGACATCATTGCCAACTGGTGCTTCAGGATTGTTATTGGCAGCAGCCTCTACGTCCACTACATCAGGAAGCATATTGTTGTCGAAGATGCCAGGCGGAGGCACCATGACATCTGCTTCGAAAACTGACACGCCACAAACCACAGCGCAGCTCAAAACCACAAAGGTTTCATCAGAAGTAGCTCTTCAAGCTCTCATTGCAGCTCAAGCGCAGCCTACTGCTATCCTTTCGCCCATGAAGACTGGGATAACACCCGATATCTATGATGCACGTATTCAGGCAATTCAAAAGCTACAGTTTCATGACTTTCCTCTAACCACTGCTTCACTACTTGTTAACAAGGGAGCTACTTCGTCTTTTACTCAAGCAAAGATTCTGTCAAATATGCAACAACAGCAAAATATTGAGAAAATAACAATGACGAAAGCTGAAACAACCACTAGTATTTTAACATCAATGGCGCCTTCATCAAAATCCTCCTACTCCGTGCAGTTGCCGTCAGTTGCCATGAAGAAGCTTGATGCAAATGCCATCGTTGGCACAGCACCATCTGCGGCATCTTTACTGGTGCCAACTGAAGTATTATCTATGAAAAAGAGCGAAGCAACTGCTCTTAGAATAGCTTTGACATCTCAGCCGACAGTCCGGTTATCGGTAACAGATCAGTTATTGGCGGAAAACTCTCGGGCCGCATTGTCAACAGAGAGTACAAACTTAAATCTAGATTCTCATACAATGTCACTTTTGACTCAACTTCCATCTTTGATGGCTGAAGATGAAACTACTACGCCTGAACAAAAAGTTCACAAATTGGAACATTTGGAAAAACTTAAAGAAGTAACACCCCAAGAAGAAAAGTCTCAACAGAAAAATCTCAAGGAAGATGATCTGAAAGAAGAAGAACTATTGAAAAATGACGTCAATAAAGAGGCTTTAAATATGTCGTCCTCATCCTCAACATCCTCCTGTAGTTCTCTAGATACAGAGAGTCTGCCAACAGTTTCTCTTTTCACTGCAACCAGAACAAGACGTGTCCGGGCTCCAAAGTCCTTCTCTGactatactgaataa